The region AGCACTGGGAATTTGTCTACGCAACAACACTTTCATATCCGTGACGTATTAAGAAACGTTTTTACGAAATAAAACGATTTTTCTTCAAGAGGCAAATTTCAATAGACCTGTCACCTTAAAGACATTGGGGAATAACATTGCATATCGCATCCACAGCAAAGTCAATCCAATTTCTATATTCTTCACAAAATATATAATGTAAGCTTTTTAATCTCCAAATTCATGTAtatggcatagcagaacgatccatggtcttcagatgccgcgctgtcgccatctcctggtcagttagtgaaatgcttttgctgatgtttttttttctctcaattaaaacaaatcaattagccagttggttttctttatttaatatctattatcagacaaaaccaaattgtgaatcagtcacataggctatagcagaacaaacaatccagcagaacaaacaatccatggtcttcagatgccacactgtcgccatctcctggtcagctagtgaaatgcttttgctgttttttttccctctcaattaaaacaaatcaatcagccagttggctttctttatttaatatctgatatcagacaaaaccaaattgtgaatcagtcacctaggctatagcagaacaaacaatccatggtcttcagatgccacgctgtcgccatctcctggtcagctagtgaaatgcttttgctgttttttttccctctcaattaaaacaaatcaatcagccagttggttttctatatttaatatctgatatcagacaaaaccaaattgtgaatcagtcacctaggccagtgcttctcaaatagtgagcccctggggggggggcgcgtgtgaccctggggaacaggctttttttttggcagtactagaataaagtgtaattgcgcgtttactacagcagggggcagtggcgctctcattacttctgtcacgtttgcgacagtgcaacattttacgacttacaagacaagttaggatagtcacggtggggagggggcgcgaatggttttcttcttgctaggggggggcgtaacagaaaataattgagaagcactgtactaAAGGGACTGCATTGAACACACTGCAAAGACAAACATTTCCTCTTTAAATATTATTGATGGATCGCAAtatcgtgtttttttctttgctctttTTCCCTGATGTCATTCTGCTTCTTCTACAACAGTTCCATCACATATTTGAGGTTTGTTTGGATTGTTTTTGATGAGCCACTCAGCAAGCCAAACCTATTGAAAAGGTAATTGGGGAAGACACATAAACAATTCCATCCAGTAGTGAGTGACAAATACATGTGCCATAATTCACTTACACAAGGGTTGAGTGGTTTGTGCTTGCACAGCTCAGTGAGTCCTTGTAGCAAAGTTTGGTTCACATAACGACTCAGGTATTCTTCTGTTTCCTCTCTTGTGGGAACAGTTAGAGCTACAAAAGAAAGTATATTTCAGAGACTCATTTTGCATTGAATGCAACTAACAGCATGCGGTTGCGGGTGTGTTTCTTACTGTTTGGGAACATGAATTTGATCTCGCGCTCCGCCACATGAAATGACTCGCTGCCATGAAGAGCGTTTTCCAGCTCAGACGTACCATACTTTGCTCGAAGGCTGGAGGAACAACACGCAAACCTTTAAGAAAAATCTCAATAACCggtataattaaaataaaataaaaataacggacattttttgtttttaatgattgCTAGGCAGTTCTGAGGTCTAGGGATTATCTGATGAAAGTTGCCTGACAGTTGAAAGGTCAAGGCCCTCCTATACGGAGTTTCGTGTTCTCCCCATGCTTGAGTGGGTTATCTTTATCTACAGTATATGCTGTCTTTGCTGAAAATGGCATGTCACACATGGCTCAGGTATTGACCAATCAAGACTCACcttgcaaatgtcacatgaccaatctTAGAAAACagttgagccgtgattggttggctGTTACCTGAGCAACTCTCGGCCTCAGTTCCAACTGGTGCAATGGCTGTCAATTCACTTTTGGAACAGTGTAGAAAATGGAGTGGGTGGGGTTACGTTGTAAAATGTGTTATGGTCTAATGAAAGCACTTTTATACTTTTTGGCCACTTAACTGCATAACTCATACCGTATATGTTGGGGGAAATAATGATATCTACGAGTCAATTACTTAATGATAAAGAAATGGGTTAATTGTTTCATGTTGATGGGTCACATTACTGTGAGGTGTTGTGATTCAGTCAAAAGATTGACACAAGTCTTCCTGGCTGATTTATGTTCAATAGAAACACCGCcatgagaaaaagaaataaaatccaTCCAATTAAAAGTTTCCTCATAACTGAAATACCTTCTACTGGATAATGTCAGTTGTGcgtatgttgaagaaaaaaaacttaaaaagtGGGACACACCATTCTGGGTGACTTTCTGTGAACTTGGCTGGTCCAATGATGGCCTTCCAGTGGGCTATGGCGTTGTCTCGAGCCAGAGTCAAAGCAATGATTGGACCGGAGCTCATGTATGCTGTGAGTTTGGGAAAGGCTAGTTTTCCATGATGTTCCGTGTAGAAGTCACTGCACTGTTCTGGACTCAACTGAAGTTTCCTCTTCTGTCAAATATGAATGATTGGACACTTCAAGGAAATGTTAACTGGAAGTTCAACACAACTACTTTTGACTGATCATTCAGCAACTGTATTTTACACTTGGTCACAATTACCACAATAACTGACAATGAGCGATTTCAGACACGCCCTTCTGGTGAGAGAAAAACATTAATGTCACCATGATTTTTGACTTGAGACCAACCTGTAAAATAGTAAAGCCCGATGTCAAAATGATGTCTTCAATCTCCACACGTTTGTGAATCGCATTTGGCTTAATAATGGCCAAAGTTCTTTCCACGTAAATACGGGGGAATTCAGTTTCCTCCTGCTTCCCCGTTTGGTCCTCCATCTtatccttgttttttttccttgtcctcAATCTTGTTTTGTCATTCTGATAGCAGGATGAGCAAGATTCGCGATTGAGGCGAACGGCACTTTATGACGTCACACAATCGTTGCGCTTTTACACGCACTGAtaactagtgatgtgcattccagttcttttaagtgaaccgaatctttagaatcggttcactcaaaagactcgttcaaaagaatcgttcaccaaATCGTTCGGtacactttcttttttatttatttttattttttttacctcgtgtagtgtacctattgaagtgtccatgaggtgtacctaataacaggccacttcattagggaaaaatcatggtcaaagctgcactgaaagtgaaaagtgccacacccgcccaaattctttcttcttcgttttgttttacggcgaggtgccaccagcttcaatgcgcgtTACCGACACCTACGGTGTGGGATAAGTTACGTCATTGCAtgttggttgaagtcatatgaactgaaaaaagaacgaataacTTCAGGAAGTGATCCGTTCACTCACGTTCACTGAAAGGATTCGTTCAACAGAACGAAtcattcactcacgagccaacattaCTGATAACGTCACACTGTGAATACGAAATAACATGGATCACAGAATCCTTACTTTCGCTTCATTTAGGAGTTCTTCTGAAAAACAGATGAGTATTTCAATTActttataatgtttttttttattttgtggacCAACTCAAATTTCAGCAAATTTGGATTTCTTTGTTTCATCTGTTCCAAAAGGCATTTCTGAGTACTGTACGTAGTACTTAAAACCGAACAGAGACTGTTAAGTTAATGTACCTGCTATGGTTGGGATTTCTATAAATGCATGCAGTCGTATACATTTTAAGCAATCTGATCAGAGGATGGACAGTATTGGTCGTAACTGAATTCACGTCAAACATTGTAACACTAAATGGCAATAATTAATTTTTTGCTGCAGACTGAAAACATTGATTTGACAagatgacagaaaaaaataaataagaaaaggcCTCAAAAAGAGCGACCTGAACAATTTATCCAGAAGTGCGGGACAAATATGAGAACTATATGTTTGTTCAACacaatttattcattattttttaagaCTGAAACCAAATGCTTGTAATTTAAATTTGTCACCTGTGAATCACATATCAAATGTGTAAACTTGAAGGTGGTACGGTCAATCCCTAAGCTCAGTCATCAcgtcaaagtgtccttgagcaaggcgCCGCCCATGCCAGATTTTGGTCAAAAATgtgaaacttgaaaaaaaagatctgaacctgaaaaaaaagacaacatttgAAAAAGTTCAGAGCCTAAAAAAACAAGAGTTgaacctatgggcaatttggagtgctcaatcatccaaccatgcatgttttggggatgtgggaggaaaccgtaaTGCcccgagaaaacccacgcgggcacggggagagcatgcaaactccacacagggagggccggaggtggagtcgaaacccgcaccctcctaactgcgaggcggatTTGCTAACCAGTGGGCCATTGTGCCGCCTCTCCAAAAAGTAGTTTCACTTATTTTCTTTATAACAGTCCAAAATGTTAAACTGTGACTTGAAACCTTGTCTGTACAGTTAGTAAAGAGGTGGTAAATAGTTTGACATGGAGCAAATACATTCACCCTACAGAACATAAATCCCATTGTGAACGGTTGATTTTCCGCAGTATTACCCTTTTTCGTCAgtcattttgcttcttttgtaaGGCTCCATCACATATTTGAGGCCCGTTTGGATTGTTTTTGATGAGCCAGTCAGCGAGCCAAACCTAGTTAAGGGCACAATGTTAAGGCTTTAGTAATCTGAGGTCATAATAGTAATTGGTCAAAATGAACCCATCTTGAGTGTTAAAACAATTAAGTACTTACAAATGGGTTGAGTGGTTTGTGTTTGCAGAGCTCAGTGAGTCCGTGGCGCAATGTTTCATTCACATATCGACTCAGGTATTCTTCCGTTTCTTTTCTTGTGGGAAAGGCCTCAATCAAAGCTGGGTATTTTGAGCACAATTATATGCATGTGTTAAAACAAACAAtgcgtttgtgcgtgcgtgtgtgtaagcaGCTTACTGTTTGGGAACATGAATTTGATCTCTCTGGACGCAGCATGAAATGACTCGCTGCCATGGAGAGCGTTCTGCAGATCAGACGTGCCATATTTTCTTCTAAGGCTAcaggaaaaaaatcaaagaacACATCACAAGAAGATCAACACTCACTAGAACTGTATTAGATTCTGGGGGACTGAATTACACTGAGAACATCTAGTAAGTATGAAATATGAAGATGAAATAAATTTTTGTTCCAATATTTCAGGATCTGAATTGAAACTGAAAGAGCTTAGACTTTTCTATGTGCACAAAAGTCCCATCCCTTCCACTGAGCAGTTTGCCTTTGCAAAATGTGGACAcattttgagaagaaaaaaaaaaggcccacaGAAAAGGGCTCAATTCTCTCAGTTCAGTTCATGAAATaagggaacaaaaacaaatgttgcaTTGTTtggcaagaaaaagaaaagtaatgtTAAGTAATATGTTATGTAGCTTACCATTCTATGTGACTTTCTGTGATCCTAGCAGGTCCAATGATTGATTTCCAGTGGGCTATCGCATTGTCTCGAGCAAGAGTCAAGGCAATGATTGGACCAGAGCTCATGTAGGCAGTCAAGCTGGGAAAGTTGAGTTTTCCATAATGTTCTGCATAGAAGTCACTGCATTGTTCTGGAGTCATCTGCAGTGTCCTCCTCTGTTGGATATGAGTTGTTATACACATCTTGCCAAGGAATTTTCGGAACCTTTCTTACTATACATAGAACAATCAACTACCATATTTTAGCAAcgggatttccccccccccccccccctcctgcatTTTCAGCGTTATTTCTGAAGATTTTAAACAGGCACTGCACGGACACCTCACACTGGCTGCAAACCTCACTCTCTGGTCAAAATACTACCAAAGATGTAACGATTTCCACAAATATTTTCAGTATAGTTGAATTCAGCTATTCCTGAGTACATGTCGCCAGACTAGCCAAGTAGAAAAAGGTACA is a window of Syngnathus typhle isolate RoL2023-S1 ecotype Sweden linkage group LG1, RoL_Styp_1.0, whole genome shotgun sequence DNA encoding:
- the LOC133152651 gene encoding nucleoside diphosphate kinase homolog 5-like isoform X1, whose amino-acid sequence is MDTASFTRIHVERTLALIKPDAFHKSEEIEDIILRNGFSILQRRTLQMTPEQCSDFYAEHYGKLNFPSLTAYMSSGPIIALTLARDNAIAHWKSIIGPARITESHIECLRRKYGTSDLQNALHGSESFHAASREIKFMFPNTLIEAFPTRKETEEYLSRYVNETLRHGLTELCKHKPLNPFVWLADWLIKNNPNGPQICDGALQKKQND
- the LOC133152651 gene encoding nucleoside diphosphate kinase homolog 5-like isoform X2 — its product is MAFGVGVPRGFIGTTMCPQHSKATKNPVVKQDGSRRAWSLQSRRTLQMTPEQCSDFYAEHYGKLNFPSLTAYMSSGPIIALTLARDNAIAHWKSIIGPARITESHIECLRRKYGTSDLQNALHGSESFHAASREIKFMFPNTLIEAFPTRKETEEYLSRYVNETLRHGLTELCKHKPLNPFVWLADWLIKNNPNGPQICDGALQKKQND
- the nme5 gene encoding nucleoside diphosphate kinase homolog 5, which produces MEDQTGKQEETEFPRIYVERTLAIIKPNAIHKRVEIEDIILTSGFTILQKRKLQLSPEQCSDFYTEHHGKLAFPKLTAYMSSGPIIALTLARDNAIAHWKAIIGPAKFTESHPECLRAKYGTSELENALHGSESFHVAEREIKFMFPNTLTVPTREETEEYLSRYVNQTLLQGLTELCKHKPLNPCVWLAEWLIKNNPNKPQICDGTVVEEAE